A stretch of the Actinomyces faecalis genome encodes the following:
- a CDS encoding zinc-binding dehydrogenase, translating into MTSNEAVQIPETMRAAVLRDHAKGLEVETIRTPRPKNGEVLIKVAACGLCHSDLHVIGGAIAFPLPAVLGHEVTGTIVEIGPGNEHTGLEVGQNVAGGFLMPCGQCDACASGHDELCGPFFDLNRLKGLLYDGTTRLSSLDGEPIFMYSMGGLAEYAVVPATAVAPAPESIDLVPAAILGCAAMTGYGAVRRGADLRFGETVAVVATGGVGTNIVQIASAMGASQVIAIDVSDEKLAPMFSYGATAVVNSVTQDAREEVFKLTGGKGVDVAFEALGIPATWKTALDVLSDGGRMVPIGLGAGVQTAEVEINRTVRRSQSILGSYGARTRQDLPAVVDLAARGIINYKDVVSRRFPLEEAGTGYEALRNREIQGRAVVDMSL; encoded by the coding sequence ATGACGAGCAACGAAGCAGTCCAGATCCCCGAGACGATGCGTGCCGCGGTACTGCGCGACCATGCGAAGGGTCTTGAGGTTGAGACGATCCGCACCCCCCGCCCCAAGAACGGCGAGGTCCTCATTAAGGTCGCGGCCTGCGGCCTGTGCCACTCCGACCTGCACGTGATCGGCGGAGCCATCGCCTTCCCCCTGCCTGCCGTCCTGGGCCACGAAGTCACCGGTACGATCGTCGAGATCGGCCCCGGTAACGAGCACACCGGACTCGAGGTTGGCCAGAACGTCGCCGGCGGATTCCTTATGCCCTGCGGTCAGTGCGACGCATGCGCCTCCGGCCACGACGAGCTGTGCGGCCCCTTCTTCGACCTCAACCGTCTCAAGGGCCTGCTCTACGACGGCACCACCCGCCTGTCCAGCCTCGACGGCGAGCCCATCTTCATGTACTCCATGGGTGGCCTGGCTGAGTACGCCGTCGTTCCTGCCACCGCTGTCGCCCCGGCGCCGGAGTCCATTGACCTTGTTCCCGCCGCCATCCTCGGCTGCGCTGCGATGACCGGCTACGGCGCCGTGCGCCGCGGTGCCGACCTGCGCTTCGGTGAGACCGTCGCCGTCGTCGCCACCGGTGGTGTGGGCACCAACATCGTCCAGATCGCCTCCGCCATGGGTGCCTCCCAGGTCATCGCCATCGACGTCTCCGACGAGAAGCTGGCCCCGATGTTCAGCTACGGTGCTACCGCTGTGGTTAACTCCGTCACCCAGGATGCCCGCGAAGAGGTCTTCAAGCTCACCGGCGGCAAGGGTGTGGACGTGGCTTTCGAGGCCCTGGGTATCCCGGCAACCTGGAAGACCGCTCTGGATGTTCTGTCCGACGGTGGCCGTATGGTCCCGATCGGCCTGGGTGCCGGTGTGCAGACCGCTGAGGTCGAGATCAACCGCACCGTGCGTCGCTCCCAGTCGATCCTTGGCTCCTACGGTGCGCGCACCCGCCAGGACCTGCCGGCAGTGGTCGACCTGGCTGCGCGCGGCATCATCAACTACAAGGACGTCGTCTCCCGTCGCTTCCCGCTCGAGGAGGCTGGCACTGGCTACGAGGCGCTGCGCAACCGCGAGATTCAGGGTCGCGCCGTCGTCGACATGAGCCTGTGA